A single Curtobacterium sp. MCSS17_015 DNA region contains:
- a CDS encoding flagellar biosynthetic protein FliQ, translating to MNQQAVIDLTLQALLVAGKLAAPVLVTSLVVGFAISLFQSVTQIQEVTLSFVPKALAVAVALVVCGNWMISEMVAFTHVAFDMIPKLLGSG from the coding sequence GTGAACCAGCAGGCGGTCATCGACCTCACCCTCCAGGCGCTCCTCGTCGCCGGCAAGCTCGCCGCGCCCGTGCTCGTCACCTCGCTCGTCGTCGGCTTCGCGATCTCGCTGTTCCAGTCGGTGACGCAGATCCAGGAGGTCACGCTCTCGTTCGTGCCGAAGGCCCTGGCGGTCGCCGTCGCCCTCGTCGTCTGCGGCAACTGGATGATCTCCGAGATGGTCGCGTTCACGCACGTGGCGTTCGACATGATCCCGAAGCTGCTCGGGAGCGGCTGA
- a CDS encoding flagellar biosynthetic protein FliR, whose protein sequence is MELLFDAARLEGTMLAGVRLVAFFVVAPPFSYRAFPGVVKVILGLGLAIGVAPRVTAGYEQLDTATFLVALVTQLLVGLVLGFMVYLVFAAVQSAGALIDLFGGFTLAQAFDPQSQVNGAQFTRLFQMASLALLFASGGYQLIIGGLVRSFDGVPLVDGRFPIDGVAPMLVAAFGQMFLAALQIAGPLVVVLFLADVGLGLLTRVAPALNAFQMGFPIKIGLTVLFAGALFMALPSVVSSLTGDAVQAITGRG, encoded by the coding sequence ATGGAGCTGCTGTTCGACGCGGCCCGGCTCGAGGGCACGATGCTCGCCGGCGTCCGGCTCGTCGCGTTCTTCGTCGTCGCACCGCCGTTCTCGTACCGCGCGTTCCCCGGCGTCGTGAAGGTCATCCTCGGCCTGGGGCTCGCGATCGGCGTGGCTCCCAGGGTGACCGCCGGCTACGAGCAGCTCGACACCGCGACCTTCCTCGTCGCCCTCGTGACGCAGCTGCTCGTCGGCCTCGTGCTCGGCTTCATGGTCTACCTGGTCTTCGCCGCGGTGCAGTCCGCGGGTGCGCTCATCGACCTGTTCGGCGGCTTCACCCTCGCGCAGGCGTTCGACCCGCAGTCCCAGGTGAACGGCGCACAGTTCACCCGCCTGTTCCAGATGGCGTCCCTCGCCCTGCTGTTCGCCTCCGGCGGGTACCAGCTCATCATCGGCGGGCTCGTGCGGTCCTTCGACGGGGTGCCGCTCGTCGACGGACGCTTCCCGATCGACGGCGTCGCCCCGATGCTGGTCGCGGCCTTCGGACAGATGTTCCTCGCCGCGCTCCAGATCGCCGGGCCGCTCGTCGTGGTGCTGTTCCTCGCCGACGTCGGCCTCGGGCTCCTCACCCGCGTCGCCCCGGCCCTCAACGCCTTCCAGATGGGCTTCCCGATCAAGATCGGCCTCACCGTCCTGTTCGCCGGCGCGCTCTTCATGGCGCTGCCGAGCGTCGTGTCGTCCCTCACCGGCGACGCGGTGCAGGCCATCACGGGCAGGGGGTGA
- a CDS encoding EscU/YscU/HrcU family type III secretion system export apparatus switch protein, giving the protein MSDSGERSEQATSKRMREVHRKGQLGRSQDLSAWIGIAVAALMFPSLIGHASAAGQQQMHAVALVIADPSIGTMRHVFDDALASIGTTLGPMLGVVAVAVLATSVAQGGVHIKKLTPEPDHFDPVAGLKRVFGTQALWNGVKALLKTAVVGLVLWFAVQGLVPVLMSSGSLPLTSVLEAAGAGAGTLLQAAVAAGLVLAALDVFVVIRRNRKRTMMTKREVKDENKQAEGDPLVKSQRRSRQLAGSRNRMIAAIGTADVVMTNPTHYAVAIKYEAGKSAPRVVAKGAGPVADAIRQRAEEERVPMVRDVPLTRALHAACELGQEIPVDLYTPVARVLSFVMTLAAHGAASGTHTPPRPTTPDEVATVLDPTTLTGDVRPRKLRTPRGVQTEPEGVPA; this is encoded by the coding sequence GTGTCGGACAGCGGAGAACGCTCCGAACAAGCGACCTCGAAGCGGATGCGCGAGGTCCACCGCAAGGGACAGCTCGGGCGGTCGCAGGACCTCAGCGCCTGGATCGGCATCGCCGTCGCGGCGCTCATGTTCCCGTCCCTGATCGGTCACGCCTCGGCCGCCGGACAGCAGCAGATGCACGCCGTCGCGCTCGTCATCGCGGACCCTTCGATCGGGACCATGCGGCACGTGTTCGACGACGCCCTCGCCTCGATCGGCACGACACTGGGCCCGATGCTCGGGGTCGTCGCGGTGGCGGTGCTCGCCACCTCGGTCGCGCAGGGTGGCGTGCACATCAAGAAGCTCACGCCGGAGCCCGACCACTTCGACCCCGTCGCCGGCCTCAAGCGGGTGTTCGGCACGCAGGCGCTCTGGAACGGGGTCAAGGCGCTCCTGAAGACCGCGGTCGTCGGACTCGTGCTGTGGTTCGCCGTGCAGGGCCTCGTCCCCGTGCTCATGTCGAGCGGGTCCCTGCCGCTCACCAGCGTCCTCGAGGCAGCCGGCGCCGGCGCGGGCACCCTCCTGCAGGCCGCCGTCGCCGCCGGCCTCGTGCTCGCCGCCCTCGACGTGTTCGTCGTGATCCGCCGGAACCGCAAGCGCACCATGATGACCAAGCGCGAGGTCAAGGACGAGAACAAGCAGGCCGAGGGCGACCCGCTCGTGAAGTCCCAGCGCCGCTCCCGGCAGCTCGCCGGCAGCCGCAACCGGATGATCGCCGCCATCGGGACCGCCGACGTCGTCATGACGAACCCGACGCACTACGCCGTGGCGATCAAGTACGAGGCCGGCAAGTCCGCGCCCCGGGTCGTCGCGAAGGGGGCCGGCCCGGTGGCGGACGCGATCCGGCAGAGGGCCGAGGAGGAGCGCGTGCCGATGGTGCGCGACGTCCCGCTCACCCGGGCGCTGCACGCGGCGTGCGAGCTCGGTCAGGAGATCCCGGTCGACCTCTACACGCCGGTGGCCCGCGTCCTGTCGTTCGTCATGACCCTCGCCGCCCACGGTGCGGCGAGCGGCACGCACACCCCGCCCCGTCCGACCACCCCGGACGAGGTCGCCACCGTCCTTGACCCGACGACGCTCACCGGCGACGTCCGCCCCCGGAAGCTCCGCACCCCGCGCGGCGTCCAGACCGAACCAGAAGGGGTCCCCGCATGA
- a CDS encoding flagellar biosynthesis protein FlhA, whose product MKRSDLPKLAVPVFVVGIILLLILPVPSFLLDFLIICNILLALVILLTTLFVKKPLDFSVFPSLLLVATLFRLGLNVASTRLVLGEGFAGEVIQAFGHVAVSGSIIIGSVVFLILIVIQFVVVTKGAERVAEVGARFTLDAMPGKQMAIDADLNAGLITDAEAKERRAAVSAEADFYGAMDGASKFVKGDAIAGILIIVINLIGGIAIGMLQNGMGVTEALSHYGILTIGDGLVTQIPALLMAVSTGMIVTRSGAETEMGTSAADQLSQSRVALMIAGVAAIAMGLIPGMPILPFLLVGGTLLFTGWRIGQNAKKAAAAAAEQQAIAAAAPPSDTPEDLLEQMRVHALEILLAPDLVDMVSGASDDLLGRVRALRRKIAVDMGIVVPPVRTRDSIDLPPSTYAIRIAGVEAGRGTAPARSVLALGEQLDGLPGDPTVEPVFGLVGKWVPSELRHAAEMTGATVIDRVSVLVTHLQAVIGDNAARLLTREDVKVLAEGVKQVNPAAVEELVPGMLSMAELQRVLQGLLAERVPINDLGRICEALTLRAKVSTDPEGLVEAARASLGPALAARHLDGSVLRVIMIDPGLEQAMLEGLRPSEQGTQILLDAHRIEQVLGSVRDSVQAVEEQGLSAVLVCAPQLRPAVHRMVSAQANGLPVLSYQEATAAGSTIETVGVVRAADPIAA is encoded by the coding sequence ATGAAGCGCTCCGACCTGCCGAAGCTCGCCGTGCCGGTGTTCGTCGTCGGCATCATCCTGCTGCTCATCCTGCCGGTGCCGTCGTTCCTGCTGGACTTCCTCATCATCTGCAACATCCTGCTGGCGCTCGTCATCCTGCTCACGACGCTGTTCGTCAAGAAGCCGCTCGACTTCTCGGTGTTCCCGTCGCTGCTGCTCGTCGCGACGCTGTTCCGGCTCGGCCTCAACGTCGCGTCCACCCGGCTCGTCCTCGGCGAGGGCTTCGCGGGCGAGGTCATCCAGGCGTTCGGGCACGTCGCGGTCTCGGGCTCGATCATCATCGGCTCGGTGGTCTTCCTCATCCTCATCGTCATCCAGTTCGTGGTGGTCACGAAGGGCGCCGAGCGCGTCGCCGAGGTCGGAGCGCGCTTCACCCTCGACGCGATGCCCGGCAAGCAGATGGCGATCGACGCCGACCTCAACGCCGGGCTCATCACGGACGCCGAGGCGAAGGAGCGCCGCGCGGCCGTCTCCGCCGAGGCCGACTTCTACGGCGCGATGGACGGCGCCTCGAAGTTCGTCAAGGGCGACGCCATCGCCGGCATCCTCATCATCGTCATCAACCTCATCGGCGGCATCGCGATCGGCATGCTGCAGAACGGCATGGGCGTCACCGAGGCGCTGTCCCACTACGGCATCCTCACCATCGGCGACGGGCTCGTCACCCAGATCCCGGCGCTGCTCATGGCCGTCTCCACCGGCATGATCGTCACCCGCTCCGGTGCCGAGACCGAGATGGGCACCTCGGCGGCCGACCAGCTCTCGCAGTCCCGGGTCGCCCTCATGATCGCCGGGGTCGCCGCCATCGCGATGGGGCTCATCCCGGGCATGCCGATCCTGCCGTTCCTGCTCGTGGGTGGCACGCTGCTGTTCACCGGCTGGCGGATCGGTCAGAACGCGAAGAAGGCCGCCGCCGCAGCCGCCGAGCAACAGGCCATCGCCGCGGCCGCCCCGCCGAGCGACACCCCGGAGGACCTCCTCGAACAGATGCGCGTGCACGCCCTCGAGATCCTCTTGGCCCCCGACCTCGTCGACATGGTCTCCGGCGCGTCGGACGACCTGCTCGGGCGGGTCCGGGCGCTGCGGCGGAAGATCGCCGTCGACATGGGCATCGTCGTCCCGCCGGTCCGCACCCGGGACAGCATCGACCTGCCGCCGTCGACGTACGCCATCCGCATCGCCGGGGTCGAGGCCGGGCGTGGCACCGCCCCCGCGCGGAGCGTCCTGGCCCTCGGCGAGCAGCTCGACGGCCTGCCCGGTGACCCCACCGTCGAGCCGGTCTTCGGCCTGGTGGGCAAGTGGGTGCCCTCCGAGCTCCGGCACGCGGCCGAGATGACCGGTGCGACCGTGATCGACCGCGTGTCCGTGCTCGTCACCCACCTGCAGGCCGTGATCGGCGACAACGCCGCCCGGCTCCTCACCCGCGAGGACGTCAAGGTCCTGGCCGAGGGCGTCAAGCAGGTCAACCCCGCCGCTGTCGAGGAGCTCGTGCCGGGCATGCTCTCGATGGCGGAACTCCAGCGTGTGCTGCAGGGGCTCCTCGCCGAGCGCGTGCCGATCAACGACCTCGGCCGCATCTGCGAGGCGCTGACCCTCCGGGCGAAGGTCTCCACCGACCCCGAGGGGCTCGTCGAGGCCGCGCGTGCGTCGCTCGGTCCGGCCCTCGCCGCCCGACACCTCGACGGCTCCGTGCTCCGGGTGATCATGATCGACCCGGGCCTCGAGCAGGCGATGCTCGAGGGACTCCGTCCGTCCGAGCAGGGCACGCAGATCCTGCTCGACGCGCACCGGATCGAGCAGGTCCTCGGTTCCGTGCGCGACTCGGTCCAGGCCGTCGAGGAGCAGGGGCTGTCCGCGGTCCTCGTCTGCGCCCCGCAGCTCCGTCCGGCCGTGCACCGGATGGTGTCGGCGCAGGCGAACGGGCTGCCCGTGCTCTCCTACCAGGAGGCCACGGCAGCGGGGTCCACCATCGAGACCGTGGGAGTGGTCCGTGCCGCCGATCCGATCGCAGCGTAG
- the csrA gene encoding carbon storage regulator CsrA, with product MLVLTRKVGERILIGDDIVITVLDSRGDGVRIGIDAPRGVKIQREEVVRAVAEANVAAAAGADDDAEARLRAALGASRPPAAG from the coding sequence GTGCTGGTACTCACGCGCAAGGTCGGCGAGCGGATCCTCATCGGTGACGACATCGTCATCACGGTGCTCGACTCGCGCGGGGACGGCGTGCGGATCGGCATCGACGCTCCCCGCGGTGTGAAGATCCAGCGCGAAGAGGTCGTCCGAGCCGTGGCCGAGGCGAACGTCGCCGCTGCCGCCGGGGCCGACGACGACGCCGAGGCCCGGCTCCGCGCAGCGCTCGGCGCCTCGCGACCGCCCGCCGCGGGCTGA
- a CDS encoding acyl-CoA dehydrogenase: MVETAPVRSSSSTAGSGVRTSTGGVSAPKADATGDTAAGTPTGGTDTDVRIDVDLLAEHLLGRWAEDRRTSRRLVRDPALHKIEGQPLAEHRARTLEQLRLLVDAGAIQRPYPPEFGGQDNHGGNLAAFEELTVADPSLQIKAGVQWGLFGSAVHHLGTERNHREFLPGIIAFDVPGCFAMTETGHGSDVQNIATSATYDPETQEFVVHTPFRGAWKDYIGNAALHGKAAVVFAKLVTQGVDHGVHAFYVPLRDDTGAFLPGVGGEDDGVKGGLNGIDNGRLWFDHVRVPRTNLLNRYGDVAEDGTYSSPIDSPGRRFFTMLGTLVQGRVSLDGAAVVAQKIGLQIALTYAMERRQFPTGDGHEGVLLDYGRHQRRLIPRLATVFAQSFAHEKLLQTFDDVFSGRQDTPERREDLETQAAAFKAMSTWSALDTLQECREATGGAGFLAENRITGLRADLDVYVTFEGDNTVLLQLVGKRLLTDFRKAAPRDAASTAKFVAAQVGSKLADATGLRRLGQTVADRGSLAASVADLQDPATQRSLLVGRVETMVTEIGMRLRTAGKDRARAAVLLNRSQHELIEASKAHAELMQWEAFTEAIDDVPPGDTRTVLVWLRDLFALGLIEEHLDWHLLHGRISAQRARAVSAYVDRLVARLRPVVPQLVASFGYEPAHVRSPIASGAEQARQDEARAWYEAERAAGRLPEQEKKPRP, encoded by the coding sequence ATGGTCGAGACCGCACCAGTCCGCAGCAGCAGCTCCACAGCCGGCAGCGGCGTCCGCACCAGCACGGGTGGCGTCAGCGCTCCGAAGGCCGACGCCACCGGTGACACCGCGGCCGGGACGCCCACGGGCGGGACCGACACCGACGTCCGCATCGACGTCGACCTGCTCGCCGAGCACCTGCTCGGTCGTTGGGCGGAGGACCGCCGCACCTCGCGTCGCCTGGTCCGCGACCCGGCTCTGCACAAGATCGAGGGCCAGCCCCTCGCCGAACACCGGGCGCGCACGCTGGAGCAGCTCCGGCTCCTCGTCGACGCCGGAGCGATCCAGCGCCCGTACCCGCCGGAGTTCGGCGGTCAGGACAACCACGGCGGGAACCTCGCGGCGTTCGAGGAGCTCACCGTCGCCGATCCCTCGCTGCAGATCAAGGCCGGTGTGCAGTGGGGCCTGTTCGGTTCCGCGGTGCACCACCTCGGCACCGAGCGGAACCACCGGGAGTTCCTGCCCGGCATCATCGCCTTCGACGTGCCCGGCTGCTTCGCGATGACCGAGACCGGCCACGGCTCGGACGTCCAGAACATCGCCACGAGCGCGACCTACGACCCGGAGACGCAGGAGTTCGTCGTGCACACGCCGTTCCGCGGTGCGTGGAAGGACTACATCGGCAACGCGGCCCTGCACGGCAAGGCCGCCGTCGTGTTCGCGAAGCTCGTCACCCAGGGCGTCGACCACGGCGTGCACGCCTTCTACGTCCCGCTCCGCGACGACACGGGCGCGTTCCTGCCCGGCGTCGGCGGCGAGGACGACGGCGTCAAGGGCGGCCTCAACGGCATCGACAACGGGCGGCTCTGGTTCGACCACGTCCGCGTGCCCCGCACGAACCTGCTCAACCGGTACGGCGACGTCGCCGAGGACGGCACGTACTCCTCGCCGATCGACTCCCCCGGACGTCGGTTCTTCACCATGCTCGGCACCCTCGTGCAGGGCCGCGTGTCCCTCGACGGCGCGGCGGTCGTGGCCCAGAAGATCGGCCTGCAGATCGCGCTGACGTACGCGATGGAGCGCCGCCAGTTCCCGACCGGTGACGGCCACGAGGGCGTCCTGCTCGACTACGGACGGCACCAGCGACGGCTCATCCCGCGCCTGGCCACCGTGTTCGCGCAGTCCTTCGCGCACGAGAAGCTCCTGCAGACGTTCGACGACGTGTTCAGCGGCCGACAGGACACCCCGGAGCGCCGCGAGGACCTCGAGACCCAGGCGGCGGCGTTCAAGGCGATGTCGACCTGGTCGGCGCTCGACACCCTGCAGGAGTGTCGGGAGGCGACCGGCGGCGCGGGGTTCCTCGCCGAGAACCGGATCACGGGCCTCCGGGCCGACCTCGACGTCTACGTGACCTTCGAGGGCGACAACACCGTGCTCCTCCAGCTCGTCGGCAAGCGTCTGCTCACCGACTTCCGCAAGGCCGCGCCGCGGGACGCTGCGTCGACGGCGAAGTTCGTCGCCGCCCAGGTCGGGTCGAAGTTGGCGGACGCGACGGGTCTGCGTCGTCTGGGCCAGACCGTCGCGGACCGCGGGTCGCTCGCAGCCTCGGTCGCGGACCTGCAGGACCCGGCGACGCAGCGCTCCCTGCTCGTCGGACGGGTCGAGACGATGGTCACCGAGATCGGCATGCGCCTGCGCACCGCCGGCAAGGACCGTGCCCGCGCCGCGGTGCTGCTCAACCGCTCGCAGCACGAGCTCATCGAGGCGTCGAAGGCACATGCCGAGCTGATGCAGTGGGAGGCGTTCACCGAGGCGATCGACGACGTGCCGCCGGGCGACACCCGCACGGTGCTCGTCTGGCTCCGCGACCTGTTCGCGCTCGGGCTCATCGAGGAGCACCTCGACTGGCACCTGCTGCACGGGCGGATCTCGGCGCAGCGCGCGCGTGCCGTCTCGGCGTACGTCGACCGCCTCGTCGCACGGCTCCGTCCGGTGGTCCCGCAGCTCGTCGCGTCCTTCGGCTACGAACCCGCCCACGTCCGCTCGCCCATCGCGAGCGGTGCGGAGCAGGCCCGGCAGGACGAGGCCCGCGCCTGGTACGAGGCCGAGCGCGCCGCCGGACGGCTGCCCGAGCAGGAGAAGAAGCCGCGCCCGTAG
- a CDS encoding oligopeptide:H+ symporter, giving the protein MSSTTGPKQQRTGRTFFGQPFELSTPFAVELWERFSFYGMQGIVLIYMYYSLTRGGLGIDEGVATGIMGAYGGSVYLFTILGAWTADRLIGADRTLFGSAVVVMIGHIALALVPGVAGVGVGLVLIALGSGGLKATATTIVGSLYAPEDPRRDAGFSLYYLGVNLGAFAGPILTGLLQSALGFHFGFGLAAVGMAAGLVQYAVRRRNLPEAVQHVANPLPRSRYPLVAVLAVVGLAVVAVAVLTGLLTVSTLPLVVVVVVVVATVGYFVVILGSGLTPDERSRVFAFIPLFVGSAVFWSLYQQQFTVVTVYADQRLDRDLFGFEMPVSWVQSINPIMIILLSGVFAALWTRLGDRQPSTPTKFALGTGIMGVAFLLFLPFTGTGENGTPVIALVGILLVFTLAELLLSPTGQSVATKLAPPKFQTQMVALFFLSVSLGTAMTGVLSAFYDPEDEAPYFTVLGLAAVVVGVVLLAVARPVLRLMRGIR; this is encoded by the coding sequence ATGTCGAGCACCACCGGACCGAAGCAGCAGCGCACCGGACGGACCTTCTTCGGGCAACCGTTCGAGCTGTCGACACCGTTCGCCGTCGAGCTCTGGGAGCGCTTCTCGTTCTACGGGATGCAGGGCATCGTCCTCATCTACATGTACTACTCGCTCACCCGCGGCGGGCTCGGCATCGACGAGGGTGTCGCGACGGGCATCATGGGCGCGTACGGCGGCTCGGTGTACCTCTTCACGATCCTCGGGGCCTGGACCGCCGACCGGTTGATCGGGGCCGACCGGACCCTGTTCGGCAGCGCGGTCGTGGTCATGATCGGGCACATCGCGCTGGCCCTCGTCCCGGGGGTCGCCGGGGTCGGGGTCGGCCTCGTGCTCATCGCGCTCGGCTCGGGCGGACTCAAGGCCACGGCGACGACGATCGTCGGGTCGCTGTACGCCCCCGAGGACCCGCGGCGGGACGCCGGCTTCTCGCTGTACTACCTGGGCGTCAACCTCGGCGCGTTCGCCGGGCCGATCCTCACCGGACTGCTGCAGTCGGCGCTCGGGTTCCACTTCGGCTTCGGCCTCGCCGCGGTCGGGATGGCGGCCGGCCTCGTGCAGTACGCCGTCCGCCGGCGCAACCTGCCCGAGGCCGTGCAGCACGTCGCGAACCCGCTGCCGCGCTCCCGCTACCCGCTCGTCGCGGTGCTCGCGGTCGTCGGGCTCGCCGTCGTCGCGGTCGCCGTCCTCACGGGCCTCCTGACGGTCTCGACCCTCCCGCTCGTGGTCGTCGTCGTGGTGGTCGTCGCGACGGTCGGCTACTTCGTCGTCATCCTCGGCAGCGGGCTGACCCCGGACGAGCGGTCCCGCGTGTTCGCGTTCATCCCGCTGTTCGTCGGCAGCGCGGTGTTCTGGTCGCTGTACCAGCAGCAGTTCACCGTCGTCACGGTCTACGCCGACCAGCGCCTCGACCGCGACCTGTTCGGGTTCGAGATGCCGGTGTCGTGGGTGCAGTCGATCAACCCGATCATGATCATCCTGCTCTCCGGCGTCTTCGCGGCGCTCTGGACCCGGCTCGGGGACCGCCAGCCGTCCACCCCGACGAAGTTCGCGCTCGGCACCGGCATCATGGGCGTCGCGTTCCTGCTCTTCCTGCCGTTCACCGGCACCGGCGAGAACGGCACCCCGGTGATCGCGCTCGTGGGCATCCTGCTGGTGTTCACGCTCGCGGAGCTGCTGCTCTCGCCGACCGGGCAGTCCGTGGCGACCAAGCTCGCGCCACCGAAGTTCCAGACGCAGATGGTGGCGCTGTTCTTCCTGTCGGTGTCGCTCGGCACCGCGATGACCGGTGTGCTGTCCGCCTTCTACGACCCGGAGGACGAGGCGCCGTACTTCACGGTGCTCGGACTCGCCGCCGTCGTGGTCGGGGTCGTGCTGCTCGCCGTCGCCCGTCCGGTGCTCCGCCTCATGCGCGGCATCCGCTAG